In the genome of Amphiura filiformis chromosome 11, Afil_fr2py, whole genome shotgun sequence, the window ctaatttgtctcgttgtaacccgtacgccCCCGTACGAAAcgcggggagctgatcctggttgcgatggttatttgtggaatgtctagggtgtgcgctcttgaagcagcaaagtccctgaattgttctttaatggtttgtggaatgatgtggggccgtagtggtcagcgacaacctgtaaagtgtgctgaggcttgtggatcaacgtctaggtgttgtgcctgtgcgtagcgcactataaatcactgcgctttaaaaatAAAAGCTCAGTTTCGTGTGCTATTTTCTTTGGAGCAATAGCGACAAAATAGCATTGAGTCGCATGTACATAACAAGCGCCCAAGGAATTGATATGGGGAGAACACTATGCTCGTTTCAATCACAAGCGTCCATGTGATCCATTAAATCCACGTACCTGTTCGGCAGTTGAGGCTTTCCTTGTATTTTCTTGAAAGACATACTAGAATGACGTCACTTTCTTCCACGGCATCTGCCATTCCTGCCAAAATGCTCCCTTCTGTATAAAGCAACAAGTAAACAATCAACCGGGTATTTAAagaagggtatacgatgtattgttggtcgaagcagcaagaaaaatgtagttcacatcatcttccGAATGGTAGTGactagcaaaaattgcattgctcaattcatagcaagcgtgtagaagaattcaaatatcacagatatacttttgtagtttTAGGTCCCGCGGTtcttgacttatgttgtaaagagggctgaaacaacaacacttttgtaaaacgtacataactcattaacaacaataaatattattaaccaagtattcaaagtatatgatttgtagaatgaacttttgcaaaacaccaacgtgttatttttcaatattgattcagataatgaaaatcgattttttttccggcagcttcgaccaacagtcatgtttatttagttgctctgaagatggcactcgctagagttccgaaagcccagccctctcaaaaggacttctctagggaaagatccaatcttactcatgtttaccgacctagagtaccaagtaatttcaaatcgacCAACAGTCTACCTCGTATACCCGTAAGGCAGGTCTAACATTTTCTTCTCAGACCAGTGACGTGGCTAGAGGGCaaggggcatgtgccctgggcgccGTATTATATATTATAGCTTataatttattctttctttcattccctcttcttcctcttcatctttttcttGCTTCCTCTTTTGCGTACTTAATTTTCCTCCTTCTCGTCAACTTTTTGACATCCTAATTTTTGACATCCGTTTCTTATAATAATGAGAATCCCAGAAAACCGACGGAGCAGAAGATGTAGAAAACAGGAGAATGGACATTTTCACATCATAGCTTCACAAGCAAGTATTAGATACAGAACCTTGAGCCCATAGCAATCCTATCAGTCGTATAGCTGCTACCGTTTGAAAACCGTTTAAATCTTTAAATGTTTTCCTCTGAAATACCGCTAAGGCCCATAGCGACTAGGGTCTTTAAGCAATAGCCGGCCTGCCATATCCTAGAGTTGTAACGAGTCACGACCTGTGCCTCCGTGCATCACGAGACAATTGTGACAATCAGTGATTTGACTTGACCTAAGCTCGAAATTCCCggtcaaaattactcaaaatgacTTGATTCATACCTGAATTAAATAGTGTCAACCCTGCATATGCTATATAATTCCCGGGGGAGGcggggggagggggcacatcaaaacaatttggtgggtatgttccccggaattttgaggagGTAGATCTTTGGCCCgctctttgggagctgacggcgtaccggtaaaagggggacttttggagctgcgaacagtcaaaatcaaaggtctttcttggctttctggttgaaaatcgtctgAAATAAAACAGAATtatgaggaatgaacaatttttgggtcctttagagctgaaattatcaaaatcaagggtctttcggagctctataaTGACCAAATATAGTCTTACGGAAATGCGAAATCCAAataggggggtctttccgggggaacatgtACCCGTACTGTcattttgtgttaagtgccctcgGATATAATTATCTTACTCATTTTATCTACGTCCATCCAGACGCTGAATAAGTTTGTTCGACTCAGATTCTCTTTAAGTTTCACCATATTCTCCTGGACATCCCACTGATAGCTAATCATCACTTTTATCGGTCGACACGTATCGATGCTACTCTCTTGACCAAGTTGACCATCTCTCTCTTTACCATGTTGACCACCCGGTTGACCATCCTCAGGCTCATCTTCTGTCGATTGAGCGACTACCTCCAAAAGACTTGGGGTAGATTTCGACGTTTTAGTGTCTTTTTTGGCGTCCTTGGTAGCATTTTGTTTGCGTATGTCAAGGAAACCTACTTCACCTTCATATATCTCCCACAGTGCAGAATTGCAGGTCGATCGTAGGCCTTCACTGCTGCTTGTGCTATTCTCTTTCAGACCTGCGGATATAGatttttgattgacaaaataacgTTAACTTTGCAGTTTCTGGAGCtctttgatgatgataatgataatgacgaagatatgatgatgatgatgatgatgatgatgatgatgatgatgatgatgatgatgatgatgatgacgacgacgacgacgacgacgacgacgacgacgacgacgacgacgacgacgacgacgacgatgatgatgtgaCGATAATGGAGATGAAAATGATGACGATAATGACAAGATTAAGAGTTAATACTTACTTTTGATGACATCTGCATCTTTTTTCAGCACATCTCTGTTCTCACCCACAAAACTCAAAGTCCACAACCCTCGAGCAGCCAACACCCGTTCCTCTTCCGTAAACTTCTCCTTGTTCTTCAAAACCTTCGTCAACAACGGTACCATTCCAGCTTGTACGAAGTTCACCTTGTTCTCATCGTTTAGCAGCGCTACATGGTTGACGCCATCTAATATCATGGTTTTAGACACGCCTGTATTCGCCATAGACTTGTGAATAGTTGCATCTTTCGAATGAATTAGCCCGAGAAACGTGGCACAAAGTTTGACATCGGCTGAGTCAAGCCTCTTGGTTTCTGATTCGTTAAGTATGTAGGAGAGCGTAAGAAGAGCACCAAGCTTTATGAGCCGTTTGTTGAGTTCCTTTTCAGTTGATTGTAGTCGTTGCACATACGGCGTCAAAACAGCAACGGCACCTGCTTGACGATATACCTCGCGATTGTCGCTGCAAAGATGCATTGCTGATTGGATGATCAATATGACCAGGAGAACATAGTTGAACGTGTCTTCGTTGTTCAGTTGGTCTACCGTGATGTTAGGAGCTCTCAGCTGATGCAGCAGCAATGTCAGCGAGCCAGACTTCCCCATAGCTGCGCAAAGTTTTGGACTGGCCATCACCGCTCTAGTTAGGAAACCCATCTTATTTACAATGGGATCCGTCAAAGTCTTGAATTGCCCGAGATACGCCTTCCACATCTTAGCAAACAATCCTGCAAACCCTTGTTCTGCCAAATAATCTCCGTAAATATGTCTTATTGATAACAGTCGACTAACTTTGCGTAAAAATTcgacactttcttcgctctctTTGCTGGAATAATCGCTACATGTTGATAGAAATTGCAAAGATTTATCAATGTTTTTCTTTGTCTGACGAGTTTCAAGCTCTGTGAAGTGTTCCTTGACGTCACCTGCCCAGGAGATGTTGTTGATTGTTTTAGAAGCTGAAGCCATCGCTGCGAGTAATGATTCTGTTAAACAAAAACGTTAAAAGACAATCGGGTCAAAATAAATGGGGCCTAATTTTATGATTGATGCTACTTATTGCCTACTGCCTTAATATTTTTAGCGATGTGAATGTAAATTTCTGACaacatcattttcaaaattgatataataattctcacaattgatataataatgataattatgcGCGTTCTGGAAAAGGGGAACCTTTTCAAAAGGCATCGTATTTTATATAGATGTATATTTGAAGGTTACCACTAAAACTTAGAACGAGTCGATTTCCCTAAGTGTTTCGTTCCGAACGGTTATACCGTAAACTCCAAAGAGTCGTTTGTCCGAACACGCTTTCAATTGAATGTCATAAATCCAAAAGGGATTTTGCTCCGAAGGGTCATTTCCCGCGAAAAATCATGGGCGGAAATGACACAAAAGCCATGTGATCTCCTTtctagaacccataccattcctcttgtgtgtcagctttatttgcctGAATGTAAGTGCAAACACCGTCTCCCCTACGACCAGCTTTAAGGCATGATGGGAACTCTGGTACAAAATTTTCTCAAGATTTCACGGTCTCCTTTTAAAGGCATTTCTTGTAAAGGCTACGTTTGTTACGCTTTTGCACAATACGTCATTGTAGGCATGCCCTGACGATATGGTTTGTAATACTTGAACAAGACAGAATGacagatattgatgataataatacTAGGATGTCGTTATTTAAATGCGCGTATTGGGGGGCTGCTTttacccccggggtaaaagcagggggcggccaaaatgaactggggcggcggaagaagaagggcggcaaaaacaggggcggcaaaaacgaaggggcggcaaaaagaattagtaaataataaagggcggaaaaaatttgataaagcatacatttttttgaaataatggtactaggcctatat includes:
- the LOC140165035 gene encoding uncharacterized protein, with protein sequence MASASKTINNISWAGDVKEHFTELETRQTKKNIDKSLQFLSTCSDYSSKESEESVEFLRKVSRLLSIRHIYGDYLAEQGFAGLFAKMWKAYLGQFKTLTDPIVNKMGFLTRAVMASPKLCAAMGKSGSLTLLLHQLRAPNITVDQLNNEDTFNYVLLVILIIQSAMHLCSDNREVYRQAGAVAVLTPYVQRLQSTEKELNKRLIKLGALLTLSYILNESETKRLDSADVKLCATFLGLIHSKDATIHKSMANTGVSKTMILDGVNHVALLNDENKVNFVQAGMVPLLTKVLKNKEKFTEEERVLAARGLWTLSFVGENRDVLKKDADVIKSLKENSTSSSEGLRSTCNSALWEIYEGEVGFLDIRKQNATKDAKKDTKTSKSTPSLLEVVAQSTEDEPEDGQPGGQHGKERDGQLGQESSIDTCRPIKVMISYQWDVQENMVKLKENLSRTNLFSVWMDVDKMKGSILAGMADAVEESDVILVCLSRKYKESLNCRTEASYAYKLKKPLVPLLVEDNYNPDGWLGALVGMELYYKFHQQDQITSELPGLINAVQDKCSQELKEGLGLRPSGVSVVSRAEQKLPKAESSNVIPVSLSSLAATGNTVSAWSTERVAEWLDNNDLSDLKMKFQRLRGKHLHQLYKRYQRSPDVFDSTLKNDLQMDFITIVMLTTALEELFTL